In Choloepus didactylus isolate mChoDid1 chromosome 18, mChoDid1.pri, whole genome shotgun sequence, a single genomic region encodes these proteins:
- the AOC3 gene encoding membrane primary amine oxidase isoform X1, giving the protein MNQKTTLVLLALAVITIFTLVCVLLAGRGGDGGEPLLPPLCPSVSPSAQPWKNPGQSQLFADLSQEELTAVMSFLTQQLGPGLVDAPQARPSDNCVFSVELQLPPKAAALAHLDRGSPPPAREALAIVFFGGQPQPNVSELVVGPLPHLSYLRDVTLERHGGPLPYHRRPMLEREYLEIDQLIFDRELPQAAGLLHHCCFYKRKERNLVTLTTGPRGLQSGDRATWFGLYYNISGAGFYLQPVGLELLVDHKALDPARWTIQKVFYQGRYFESLAQLEEQFEAGLVNVMLVPDNGTGGSWSLKSQVPPGPAPPLQFHPQGPRFSVQGSQVASSLWTFSFGLGAFSGPRIFDVRFRGERLAYEISLQDALTVYGGNSPAAMLTRYIDGGFGMGKYSSPLTRGVDCPYLATYVDWHFLLESQAPNTLHDAFCVFEQNQGLPLRRHHSEFYFGGLAETVLIFRSVSTLLNYDYVWDMIFHPSGAIEVRFHATGYISSSFLFGAARTYGNQVGEHTLGTVHTHSAHFKVDLDVAGLENWVWAEDMAFVPSVVPWSPEHQMQRLQVIRKQLETEEQAAFPLGRTLPRYLYLVSKHSNKWGHPRGYRIQTLSFAGEPLPQNSSMERAFSWGRYQLAVTQRKEEEPSSTSVFNQNDPWSPTVDFADFLNNETIAGEDLVAWVTAGFLHIPHAEDIPNTVTVGNGVGFFLRPYNFFDEDPSFYSADSIYFRGDQDAGACEVNPLACLPKTAACVPDLPAFSHGGFSHN; this is encoded by the exons ATGAACCAGAAGACCACCCTGGTGCTGCTTGCTCTGGCTGTTATCACCATCTTTACCTTAGTTTGTGTCCTGCTGGCTGGCAGGGGTGGAGATGGGGGCGAACCCCTTctgcctcccctctgcccctctgtATCTCCCAGTGCCCAGCCCTGGAAAAATCCTGGCCAGAGCCAGCTGTTTGCAGACCTGAGCCAAGAGGAACTGACAGCTGTGATGAGCTTTCTGACCCAGCAGCTGGGGCCAGGCCTGGTGGATGCACCCCAGGCCCGCCCTTCAGACAACTGCGTCTTCTCGGTGGAACTGCAGCTGCCCCCCAAGGCTGCAGCCCTGGCCCACCTGGATAGGGGGAGCCCCCCACCTGCCCGGGAGGCCCTGGCCATCGTCTTCTTTGGTGGACAACCCCAGCCCAACGTGAGCGAGCTGGTGGTGGGGCCACTGCCCCACCTATCCTACCTGCGGGATGTGACCTTAGAGCGCCATGGGGGCCCCCTGCCCTATCACCGACGCCCCATGCTGGAACGAGAGTACCTGGAGATAGACCAGTTGATCTTCGACAGAGAGCTGCCCCAGGCTGCTGGTCTCCTCCACCACTGTTGCTTCTACAAACGCAAAGAACGGAACCTGGTGACGCTGACCACAGGTCCTCGTGGTCTGCAATCAGGGGACCGAGCCACCTGGTTTGGCCTTTACTACAACATCTCAGGGGCTGGGTTTTACCTCCAGCCCGTGGGGTTGGAGCTGCTGGTAGACCACAAGGCTCTGGACCCTGCCCGCTGGACCATCCAGAAGGTGTTCTATCAAGGCCGCTACTTTGAGAGTCTGGCCCAGCTGGAGGAGCAGTTTGAGGCTGGCCTGGTGAATGTCATGCTAGTCCCAGACAATGGCACAGGTGGGTCCTGGTCCCTGAAGTCCCAGGTGCCCCCGGGTCCAGCTCCCCCTCTGCAGTTCCATCCCCAGGGCCCCCGCTTCAGTGTGCAGGGGAGTCAAGTGGCCTCCTCATTGTGGACCTTCTCCTTTGGCCTGGGAGCTTTTAGTGGCCCGAGGATCTTTGATGTCCGCTTCCGGGGAGAACGACTAGCTTATGAGATCAGCCTTCAAGATGCCTTGACTGTCTACGGAGGAAATTCCCCAGCAGCAATGCTGACCCGTTATATTGATGGCGGCTTTGGCATGGGCAAGTACTCCTCGCCCCTGACCCGTGGGGTGGACTGCCCCTACCTGGCCACCTATGTGGACTGGCATTTCCTTCTGGAGTCCCAGGCTCCCAACACATTACATGATGCCTTTTGTGTGTTTGAACAGAATCAGGGCCTCCCCCTGCGGCGACACCATTCAGAGTTCTACTTTGGGGGCCTTGCAGAGACAGTGCTGATCTTCAGATCTGTGTCTACCCTGCTCAACTATGACTATGTGTGGGATATGATCTTCCACCCCAGTGGGGCCATAGAAGTCAGATTCCATGCCACAGGCTACATCAGCTCATCGTTCCTCTTTGGTGCTGCCCGAACGTACGGGAACCAGGTTGGGGAGCATACCCTGGGCACCGTCCACACCCACAGTGCCCACTTCAAGGTGGATCTGGATGTAGCAG gTCTGGAGAACTGGGTCTGGGCTGAGGACATGGCCTTTGTCCCCTCGGTGGTGCCCTGGAGCCCCGAGCACCAGATGCAGAGGTTGCAGGTGATCCGGAAGCAGCTGGAGACCGAGGAGCAGGCTGCCTTCCCCCTGGGCCGCACCCTGCCTCGCTACCTGTACCTGGTCAGCAAACACAGCAACAAGTGGGGTCACCCGCGGGGCTACCGCATCCAGACGCTCAGCTTTGCTGGGGAGCCGCTGCCCCAGAACAGCTCCATGGAGAGAGCCTTCAGCTGGGGGAG GTACCAGCTGGCTGTGACCCAGCGGAAGGAGGAGGAGCCCAGTAGCACCAGTGTCTTCAATCAGAATGACCCTTGGTCCCCGACTGTGGACTTTGCTGACTTCCTCAACAATGAAACCATTGCTGGAGAG GACCTGGTGGCCTGGGTGACAGCTGGTTTCCTGCACATCCCACATGCAGAGGACATTCCTAACACAGTGACTGTGGGGAACGGTGTGGGTTTCTTCCTCCGACCTTACAACTTCTTTGATGAGGACCCCTCCTTCTACTCTGCTGACTCCATCTACTTCCGGGGAGACCAGGATGCGGGGGCCTGTGAGGTCAACCCCCTGGCCTGCCTCCCCAAGACTGCTGCCTGTGTCCCTGACCTCCCTGCCTTCTCCCATGGAGGCTTCTCTCACAACTAG
- the AOC3 gene encoding membrane primary amine oxidase isoform X2 — translation MSFLTQQLGPGLVDAPQARPSDNCVFSVELQLPPKAAALAHLDRGSPPPAREALAIVFFGGQPQPNVSELVVGPLPHLSYLRDVTLERHGGPLPYHRRPMLEREYLEIDQLIFDRELPQAAGLLHHCCFYKRKERNLVTLTTGPRGLQSGDRATWFGLYYNISGAGFYLQPVGLELLVDHKALDPARWTIQKVFYQGRYFESLAQLEEQFEAGLVNVMLVPDNGTGGSWSLKSQVPPGPAPPLQFHPQGPRFSVQGSQVASSLWTFSFGLGAFSGPRIFDVRFRGERLAYEISLQDALTVYGGNSPAAMLTRYIDGGFGMGKYSSPLTRGVDCPYLATYVDWHFLLESQAPNTLHDAFCVFEQNQGLPLRRHHSEFYFGGLAETVLIFRSVSTLLNYDYVWDMIFHPSGAIEVRFHATGYISSSFLFGAARTYGNQVGEHTLGTVHTHSAHFKVDLDVAGLENWVWAEDMAFVPSVVPWSPEHQMQRLQVIRKQLETEEQAAFPLGRTLPRYLYLVSKHSNKWGHPRGYRIQTLSFAGEPLPQNSSMERAFSWGRYQLAVTQRKEEEPSSTSVFNQNDPWSPTVDFADFLNNETIAGEDLVAWVTAGFLHIPHAEDIPNTVTVGNGVGFFLRPYNFFDEDPSFYSADSIYFRGDQDAGACEVNPLACLPKTAACVPDLPAFSHGGFSHN, via the exons ATGAGCTTTCTGACCCAGCAGCTGGGGCCAGGCCTGGTGGATGCACCCCAGGCCCGCCCTTCAGACAACTGCGTCTTCTCGGTGGAACTGCAGCTGCCCCCCAAGGCTGCAGCCCTGGCCCACCTGGATAGGGGGAGCCCCCCACCTGCCCGGGAGGCCCTGGCCATCGTCTTCTTTGGTGGACAACCCCAGCCCAACGTGAGCGAGCTGGTGGTGGGGCCACTGCCCCACCTATCCTACCTGCGGGATGTGACCTTAGAGCGCCATGGGGGCCCCCTGCCCTATCACCGACGCCCCATGCTGGAACGAGAGTACCTGGAGATAGACCAGTTGATCTTCGACAGAGAGCTGCCCCAGGCTGCTGGTCTCCTCCACCACTGTTGCTTCTACAAACGCAAAGAACGGAACCTGGTGACGCTGACCACAGGTCCTCGTGGTCTGCAATCAGGGGACCGAGCCACCTGGTTTGGCCTTTACTACAACATCTCAGGGGCTGGGTTTTACCTCCAGCCCGTGGGGTTGGAGCTGCTGGTAGACCACAAGGCTCTGGACCCTGCCCGCTGGACCATCCAGAAGGTGTTCTATCAAGGCCGCTACTTTGAGAGTCTGGCCCAGCTGGAGGAGCAGTTTGAGGCTGGCCTGGTGAATGTCATGCTAGTCCCAGACAATGGCACAGGTGGGTCCTGGTCCCTGAAGTCCCAGGTGCCCCCGGGTCCAGCTCCCCCTCTGCAGTTCCATCCCCAGGGCCCCCGCTTCAGTGTGCAGGGGAGTCAAGTGGCCTCCTCATTGTGGACCTTCTCCTTTGGCCTGGGAGCTTTTAGTGGCCCGAGGATCTTTGATGTCCGCTTCCGGGGAGAACGACTAGCTTATGAGATCAGCCTTCAAGATGCCTTGACTGTCTACGGAGGAAATTCCCCAGCAGCAATGCTGACCCGTTATATTGATGGCGGCTTTGGCATGGGCAAGTACTCCTCGCCCCTGACCCGTGGGGTGGACTGCCCCTACCTGGCCACCTATGTGGACTGGCATTTCCTTCTGGAGTCCCAGGCTCCCAACACATTACATGATGCCTTTTGTGTGTTTGAACAGAATCAGGGCCTCCCCCTGCGGCGACACCATTCAGAGTTCTACTTTGGGGGCCTTGCAGAGACAGTGCTGATCTTCAGATCTGTGTCTACCCTGCTCAACTATGACTATGTGTGGGATATGATCTTCCACCCCAGTGGGGCCATAGAAGTCAGATTCCATGCCACAGGCTACATCAGCTCATCGTTCCTCTTTGGTGCTGCCCGAACGTACGGGAACCAGGTTGGGGAGCATACCCTGGGCACCGTCCACACCCACAGTGCCCACTTCAAGGTGGATCTGGATGTAGCAG gTCTGGAGAACTGGGTCTGGGCTGAGGACATGGCCTTTGTCCCCTCGGTGGTGCCCTGGAGCCCCGAGCACCAGATGCAGAGGTTGCAGGTGATCCGGAAGCAGCTGGAGACCGAGGAGCAGGCTGCCTTCCCCCTGGGCCGCACCCTGCCTCGCTACCTGTACCTGGTCAGCAAACACAGCAACAAGTGGGGTCACCCGCGGGGCTACCGCATCCAGACGCTCAGCTTTGCTGGGGAGCCGCTGCCCCAGAACAGCTCCATGGAGAGAGCCTTCAGCTGGGGGAG GTACCAGCTGGCTGTGACCCAGCGGAAGGAGGAGGAGCCCAGTAGCACCAGTGTCTTCAATCAGAATGACCCTTGGTCCCCGACTGTGGACTTTGCTGACTTCCTCAACAATGAAACCATTGCTGGAGAG GACCTGGTGGCCTGGGTGACAGCTGGTTTCCTGCACATCCCACATGCAGAGGACATTCCTAACACAGTGACTGTGGGGAACGGTGTGGGTTTCTTCCTCCGACCTTACAACTTCTTTGATGAGGACCCCTCCTTCTACTCTGCTGACTCCATCTACTTCCGGGGAGACCAGGATGCGGGGGCCTGTGAGGTCAACCCCCTGGCCTGCCTCCCCAAGACTGCTGCCTGTGTCCCTGACCTCCCTGCCTTCTCCCATGGAGGCTTCTCTCACAACTAG
- the AOC3 gene encoding membrane primary amine oxidase isoform X3 yields the protein MLTRYIDGGFGMGKYSSPLTRGVDCPYLATYVDWHFLLESQAPNTLHDAFCVFEQNQGLPLRRHHSEFYFGGLAETVLIFRSVSTLLNYDYVWDMIFHPSGAIEVRFHATGYISSSFLFGAARTYGNQVGEHTLGTVHTHSAHFKVDLDVAGLENWVWAEDMAFVPSVVPWSPEHQMQRLQVIRKQLETEEQAAFPLGRTLPRYLYLVSKHSNKWGHPRGYRIQTLSFAGEPLPQNSSMERAFSWGRYQLAVTQRKEEEPSSTSVFNQNDPWSPTVDFADFLNNETIAGEDLVAWVTAGFLHIPHAEDIPNTVTVGNGVGFFLRPYNFFDEDPSFYSADSIYFRGDQDAGACEVNPLACLPKTAACVPDLPAFSHGGFSHN from the exons ATGCTGACCCGTTATATTGATGGCGGCTTTGGCATGGGCAAGTACTCCTCGCCCCTGACCCGTGGGGTGGACTGCCCCTACCTGGCCACCTATGTGGACTGGCATTTCCTTCTGGAGTCCCAGGCTCCCAACACATTACATGATGCCTTTTGTGTGTTTGAACAGAATCAGGGCCTCCCCCTGCGGCGACACCATTCAGAGTTCTACTTTGGGGGCCTTGCAGAGACAGTGCTGATCTTCAGATCTGTGTCTACCCTGCTCAACTATGACTATGTGTGGGATATGATCTTCCACCCCAGTGGGGCCATAGAAGTCAGATTCCATGCCACAGGCTACATCAGCTCATCGTTCCTCTTTGGTGCTGCCCGAACGTACGGGAACCAGGTTGGGGAGCATACCCTGGGCACCGTCCACACCCACAGTGCCCACTTCAAGGTGGATCTGGATGTAGCAG gTCTGGAGAACTGGGTCTGGGCTGAGGACATGGCCTTTGTCCCCTCGGTGGTGCCCTGGAGCCCCGAGCACCAGATGCAGAGGTTGCAGGTGATCCGGAAGCAGCTGGAGACCGAGGAGCAGGCTGCCTTCCCCCTGGGCCGCACCCTGCCTCGCTACCTGTACCTGGTCAGCAAACACAGCAACAAGTGGGGTCACCCGCGGGGCTACCGCATCCAGACGCTCAGCTTTGCTGGGGAGCCGCTGCCCCAGAACAGCTCCATGGAGAGAGCCTTCAGCTGGGGGAG GTACCAGCTGGCTGTGACCCAGCGGAAGGAGGAGGAGCCCAGTAGCACCAGTGTCTTCAATCAGAATGACCCTTGGTCCCCGACTGTGGACTTTGCTGACTTCCTCAACAATGAAACCATTGCTGGAGAG GACCTGGTGGCCTGGGTGACAGCTGGTTTCCTGCACATCCCACATGCAGAGGACATTCCTAACACAGTGACTGTGGGGAACGGTGTGGGTTTCTTCCTCCGACCTTACAACTTCTTTGATGAGGACCCCTCCTTCTACTCTGCTGACTCCATCTACTTCCGGGGAGACCAGGATGCGGGGGCCTGTGAGGTCAACCCCCTGGCCTGCCTCCCCAAGACTGCTGCCTGTGTCCCTGACCTCCCTGCCTTCTCCCATGGAGGCTTCTCTCACAACTAG
- the AOC3 gene encoding membrane primary amine oxidase isoform X4, protein MAALAWNQGLPLRRHHSEFYFGGLAETVLIFRSVSTLLNYDYVWDMIFHPSGAIEVRFHATGYISSSFLFGAARTYGNQVGEHTLGTVHTHSAHFKVDLDVAGLENWVWAEDMAFVPSVVPWSPEHQMQRLQVIRKQLETEEQAAFPLGRTLPRYLYLVSKHSNKWGHPRGYRIQTLSFAGEPLPQNSSMERAFSWGRYQLAVTQRKEEEPSSTSVFNQNDPWSPTVDFADFLNNETIAGEDLVAWVTAGFLHIPHAEDIPNTVTVGNGVGFFLRPYNFFDEDPSFYSADSIYFRGDQDAGACEVNPLACLPKTAACVPDLPAFSHGGFSHN, encoded by the exons ATGGCGGCTTTGGCATGG AATCAGGGCCTCCCCCTGCGGCGACACCATTCAGAGTTCTACTTTGGGGGCCTTGCAGAGACAGTGCTGATCTTCAGATCTGTGTCTACCCTGCTCAACTATGACTATGTGTGGGATATGATCTTCCACCCCAGTGGGGCCATAGAAGTCAGATTCCATGCCACAGGCTACATCAGCTCATCGTTCCTCTTTGGTGCTGCCCGAACGTACGGGAACCAGGTTGGGGAGCATACCCTGGGCACCGTCCACACCCACAGTGCCCACTTCAAGGTGGATCTGGATGTAGCAG gTCTGGAGAACTGGGTCTGGGCTGAGGACATGGCCTTTGTCCCCTCGGTGGTGCCCTGGAGCCCCGAGCACCAGATGCAGAGGTTGCAGGTGATCCGGAAGCAGCTGGAGACCGAGGAGCAGGCTGCCTTCCCCCTGGGCCGCACCCTGCCTCGCTACCTGTACCTGGTCAGCAAACACAGCAACAAGTGGGGTCACCCGCGGGGCTACCGCATCCAGACGCTCAGCTTTGCTGGGGAGCCGCTGCCCCAGAACAGCTCCATGGAGAGAGCCTTCAGCTGGGGGAG GTACCAGCTGGCTGTGACCCAGCGGAAGGAGGAGGAGCCCAGTAGCACCAGTGTCTTCAATCAGAATGACCCTTGGTCCCCGACTGTGGACTTTGCTGACTTCCTCAACAATGAAACCATTGCTGGAGAG GACCTGGTGGCCTGGGTGACAGCTGGTTTCCTGCACATCCCACATGCAGAGGACATTCCTAACACAGTGACTGTGGGGAACGGTGTGGGTTTCTTCCTCCGACCTTACAACTTCTTTGATGAGGACCCCTCCTTCTACTCTGCTGACTCCATCTACTTCCGGGGAGACCAGGATGCGGGGGCCTGTGAGGTCAACCCCCTGGCCTGCCTCCCCAAGACTGCTGCCTGTGTCCCTGACCTCCCTGCCTTCTCCCATGGAGGCTTCTCTCACAACTAG
- the AOC3 gene encoding membrane primary amine oxidase isoform X5, giving the protein MAFVPSVVPWSPEHQMQRLQVIRKQLETEEQAAFPLGRTLPRYLYLVSKHSNKWGHPRGYRIQTLSFAGEPLPQNSSMERAFSWGRYQLAVTQRKEEEPSSTSVFNQNDPWSPTVDFADFLNNETIAGEDLVAWVTAGFLHIPHAEDIPNTVTVGNGVGFFLRPYNFFDEDPSFYSADSIYFRGDQDAGACEVNPLACLPKTAACVPDLPAFSHGGFSHN; this is encoded by the exons ATGGCCTTTGTCCCCTCGGTGGTGCCCTGGAGCCCCGAGCACCAGATGCAGAGGTTGCAGGTGATCCGGAAGCAGCTGGAGACCGAGGAGCAGGCTGCCTTCCCCCTGGGCCGCACCCTGCCTCGCTACCTGTACCTGGTCAGCAAACACAGCAACAAGTGGGGTCACCCGCGGGGCTACCGCATCCAGACGCTCAGCTTTGCTGGGGAGCCGCTGCCCCAGAACAGCTCCATGGAGAGAGCCTTCAGCTGGGGGAG GTACCAGCTGGCTGTGACCCAGCGGAAGGAGGAGGAGCCCAGTAGCACCAGTGTCTTCAATCAGAATGACCCTTGGTCCCCGACTGTGGACTTTGCTGACTTCCTCAACAATGAAACCATTGCTGGAGAG GACCTGGTGGCCTGGGTGACAGCTGGTTTCCTGCACATCCCACATGCAGAGGACATTCCTAACACAGTGACTGTGGGGAACGGTGTGGGTTTCTTCCTCCGACCTTACAACTTCTTTGATGAGGACCCCTCCTTCTACTCTGCTGACTCCATCTACTTCCGGGGAGACCAGGATGCGGGGGCCTGTGAGGTCAACCCCCTGGCCTGCCTCCCCAAGACTGCTGCCTGTGTCCCTGACCTCCCTGCCTTCTCCCATGGAGGCTTCTCTCACAACTAG